The nucleotide sequence GGGCTATGGGGGACAAGCCGACCGACACATACCTCGCTCGAAGCCGCCCCCAAGTCAAGGCCGTGCGTGCGGCTGCCATGCGCCTGGGACGAGATGCCCTTGGTGCGGGCGGCAGCCGACGAACAGTGCCGTCATCAGGTGAGGGAATCGATTCCGGCGTAGCGGTGCTGCGGCGCGGTTACGGCCATCGCCGCCACCAGATTATCCCAGTGGCGCTGAGCCGCAATCACCAGCCTTCGGGCCGCTTGGCAATCGGCCGCGCCACCATCCGCTTGCGCGCCTGCCAGGCGATGCCGGCCGCTATCACCCGGTCATCGTGCTTGCCGGGCTGCGCCCCCTGCGAGCCGCCATCGTGCGTCACGAACGACCTGCATTCATCCACCAGCCCCGCCGACCGCATGATCAGCGCCCCCTCCAGGATCGCAGCGGCCAGGTCATCCACCAGGATCGGTTTGGTCGCCTGGTCGCTGGGCCAGCCCAGGATGGCTGCGTTCTGGCGCATCTGGTCGTAGCGCACGTGGTAGTAGAGCCGCGGGTAGCGGCAGACGTTGCGCAGCGTGTTCAGCGTCGAATGCCCGTGGTTGTTGCGCTCCACCGCCAGCATCGCCCGGTTGTACCACCGGCCCAGGAGGTTCAGTTGCTGCGCGAATCGGTCGGGCGCCACCCGCCCGTGCAGCTCCGCCACCTGCGCCCCGCTGGTGCGGTCAATGACGCAGGCCGCCGAGGCGTCCCCGCCCTCGACTCCCTCTCCCACATCAGCCCCGATCACATAGACCCGCTCCGCCACCGGCTCCTCCCATACCAGCAGCGTCGCTGGCGCGACCGGCAGGTAACTCTCCTTGCCGCGCAGGACATCGAGCCGCTGCGGCGGCGGCTCGGCGGCGATCCGCGCGGCCACCCGGTGCAGTGCCTCCGGGTCAAATACCCCGCGCGTGCTGGCCAGGAAGCAGTCCATCTGATTCTCGGGGTACTCCTGCTTGAAGCGATCACCCAGGTCGCGCATCTTCTCCCGCCGCCACTTGATCTGGGCGAACGACAGCCGGTGATCGCGGATGAGGCGCATTTCCTCGGCGGTCAGGGCAGCCCCAGCATCCGTCGCCCCGCCATCCCCAGCGATTCCCGATGCGATCTGGTCAGCCCACAGTGCTTGCTCGGCGGCGGTCGGCGCTGCCGCGTACTCGCTGGAGTCAAACCACCTGTACCAATGCGGGGTGAATCGGTTGTCCCCCTCCATCGCCGCCCGCCACAGGTCGTGGAAGTAATTGCCCATGCCGTTGGCCGTGCTCTCGATCACCATGCACCCGTCCGCCGGCACCGCCTCGCTGAGTGCGACCAGCGCCTCCTCCGGCTTGGGCCAGAACGCGAACTCGCTGCAGTGCAGGTTGTTGATGGTCTGGCCCCGCCCGAAGGTCAGGCTGCCGGCGGTGCCCACGTAGAACTGGCTGTTGATCTGCGGCCAGAAGAACTCGCGGCGATTGGAGAAGCGCGGCTTGCCCGCCATCGCCTGCAGCGCTGGCGGCAGTCGCTCCCAGTAGAGCTGCACGATGCGGAAGATTCTTTCGCTGCTGTCCGTGTCGTGCGCCACGATCACCGACACGGTGTTGGACCGCAGTAGGCAGTCGGCGAAGTAGCGGGCGCAGATGAGCGTGGTGAACCCGATCTGCCGCGCCTTGAGGATGACGTCCCACTGCGTGGCGTGCGCGTGGTAGTCGGCCTGACACTCATTCAGGTGCAGGGGGATCAGCTGGCGGCGCTTGTCCCGTATCCACAGGTGCGCCTCGATCCAGGCCCTCATCCCCCGCCGATCCGTCCGCACGATCGGCTTCAGCAGCCTGTCGATCTCGGCGCGCTCTGGCCCGCGCAAATAGCTCCTCAATTCGCTCCAGTCGTTGGTCGTCGGTGAGGCTGGCATATTCTTGCTCCCCACTGGGGTCGGTCGGCGCGATCTTGGTGGGCGCATCCAGCCCCAGCAGTCTGGCGCGACGCTCCTCCACCTTGAGCGCCTTGTCGACGGCGCCCTGGTTGCCCTGCTTGACCTGCGCCCACAGCGCCAGCAGCATCGCGTCCAGCCGCGCCGCCTCCAGGGTGCGCACCTCCTCCGCCGGCTCCTTGAGCGTCTTGCGCAGCGCTGACATCACCGCTTGGTAGGCGCCGGCGGGCGCAGCGTAGCCCAGCGCCCTGGCGATCTCGGGGAATGACGCGCCGCCCTTACGCAGTTCCAGCGCCTGCTTGGAGCGCTCAACCGCCTGCAGCCGCCGTATACTGGTCTTGGATTCAGGCATTCATGCGCCTCCGGCGTCATTTCATCCCTCCAGACGTACTGCGCTCTCACCTGTCGCCGTTTCGGATTACGTCCAACGCAACGGCGAGGGCTAAGAGACGGCGGCGGACGCCTGCTCCCCCGGCGCGCCAGTTCATTCCGCTACCGCTACGCCGCGCGCAGACGCGACTTCGCCGAACGGCTGCCCCGTCGCTTCCAGGATCGGCTCTCGGTCCGTGAGTCTAGACCAGCGGCGCACGGCGACATCAACGTAGGCCGGGCTCAGTTCCAGCGCGAAGGCGCGACAGCCGACTTGCTCCGCCGCGATCACTGCGGTGCCGCTGCCCAGGAACAGGTCCAGCGCGATCTCTCCCGGCTGCAGGTGGTTGCGCATGGGAATGGCCCACAGCGCCACCGGCTTGGTCGTCGGATGCTCATGCTCGCTGTGCCGGGGGATCTGCCACACCGTCGACTGGTTGCGCTCACCGAGGAAACGGTGGCGCTCTCGCCAACCGTACAGACATGGCTCGTGCTGCCAGTGGTAATCGGCCCGCCCGAACTGGAAGCCCTCCTTGACCCACACGATCTCCTGATGAATCGTGACCCCCGCCGCCGCGAGGGCGGCGAGGAAATGGGGCCGGGTGCGGCTGGCGTGCCAGACATACCATGCGGCCTCCTCCGTGGTGTGGGCGACGGCGGCGCCAAACGCCGCGGCGAGAAACCGCTCCAAGGCTTCGCCGTCGAGGTCGTCGTTCTCGATGGGGTCATAGATGACGCCCCCGCCATGCTGCGTCGGACTGACTTCTCGGCGGTGCTGGTTGCCGTCATAACTTACGCCGTATGGTGGGTCACAGGCGAGCAGCCTCGCCTTCTCCCCCGCCATTAGCGCTGCCACTGCGGCCGCGTCAGTGGAATCCGCACACATGACCCGGTGCCGTGATATGGGCACCGCCTGAAATCGCTTGCCGCAATGCCTACACGTGCACTCAACCAAGTCGCTCACCGCGCACCTCCTGGTAGGTTTGTCCGGTCGCGGCCAGGACCGGCTGGCGGTCGGTTAGCTTCCTCCAGCGCAGGATGGCGACATCGACATAGGCAGGCGAGATGTCCATGCCCAGCACGCGCCGGTTGGTCTGTTCGCCGGCGATGAGCGTGGTGCCGGAACCGAGGAAGCAGTCGAGCACCGGCCCCGCCGCAGCACAGTAGTGGGTCAGCAAGTCCGCCCACATGCGCACCGGCTTGGGGCAAGGATGGCCGCCGGTGTCCTTGTGGGTACCGGCGGGGAAGTCGAAGATGTCGTTGGCGCGGGTGCGCGGCCACTTTTCGCCGAAGAACAATATCGGCTCCCAGCACCAGAAGCGGGAAACCTTGCCATTGGTCATCGCGTTGGCTTTCGTCCAGGGCGCGACATGGTAGGGCTGGTACAGCCGCAGCCACATGCCGAGGTTATTGCAGCCGGGGGTTACGATCTGGCGTTCGCTCAGGGCCCGCGCCGCGTCAAACCACCGGCGCGTGAACTCGCGGTACGCCTTGGCGCTCCGGTTATCGTCGCTCTCGTCGCCGTAGTCCAGCGCGACGTTGTATGGCGGGTCGCAGGCGAGCAGTTCGCAGGCCTCGCCGGCAATAAGCGCCGCAAGGTCAGGCTGATTGGTTGCGTCGCCACAGGCCACCCGATGCTTCGCCACCCGCTCGGCCGCGAACCGATGCCCGCAATGCTGGCAAGTGCACTCAGACATCGGTCAGCCTCCCACAGCGCGGACATGCTACCACCCGGCCCAGCAGCCAGATATCGCCAGGCTGGGTCACCGGCTGCGCGGGCGGCTCGGGCGGCTCCACCTCAACCAGCTCATCGCCTTTCGGCTGCATCGCATTAACGCTGGCCAGCAGCGCCATCATCGCCTCGTCGTCGTAGCCGCTCAGGTTGAGTACCTGCTCCGACTCGCAGTCCCGCAGCATCCGCAAGAGCGCCTCATCGTCACGCTCGGCCAGTTCCGCCAACCGGTTGTCGGCGATCAGGTCGGCCCACTCCTCGGCTTCGGTGGCATAGCTCTGGCGATCAACCGGCACCTGCTCCCAGCCCGCCAACTGCGCCGCCAGCAGGCGCGCGTGGCCGCGTACGATGAAGCCGCTGCGGTTGCTGACGGTGATCGGCGCTCGCCATCCTTGCTCCTTGATGATCCGGGCCAGCAGCCGGACCTGGCTGTCGGGATGGTGGTTGGGATTGCGGGGATTGGGGATCAGCGAGATGGTGTCCACCACCTCATCGTGGGCGCAGTGGACCGGGATG is from Armatimonadota bacterium and encodes:
- a CDS encoding DNA methyltransferase; this translates as MAALMAGEKARLLACDPPYGVSYDGNQHRREVSPTQHGGGVIYDPIENDDLDGEALERFLAAAFGAAVAHTTEEAAWYVWHASRTRPHFLAALAAAGVTIHQEIVWVKEGFQFGRADYHWQHEPCLYGWRERHRFLGERNQSTVWQIPRHSEHEHPTTKPVALWAIPMRNHLQPGEIALDLFLGSGTAVIAAEQVGCRAFALELSPAYVDVAVRRWSRLTDREPILEATGQPFGEVASARGVAVAE
- a CDS encoding site-specific DNA-methyltransferase, which produces MSECTCQHCGHRFAAERVAKHRVACGDATNQPDLAALIAGEACELLACDPPYNVALDYGDESDDNRSAKAYREFTRRWFDAARALSERQIVTPGCNNLGMWLRLYQPYHVAPWTKANAMTNGKVSRFWCWEPILFFGEKWPRTRANDIFDFPAGTHKDTGGHPCPKPVRMWADLLTHYCAAAGPVLDCFLGSGTTLIAGEQTNRRVLGMDISPAYVDVAILRWRKLTDRQPVLAATGQTYQEVRGERLG
- a CDS encoding ParB/Srx family N-terminal domain-containing protein, which gives rise to MDTISLIPNPRNPNHHPDSQVRLLARIIKEQGWRAPITVSNRSGFIVRGHARLLAAQLAGWEQVPVDRQSYATEAEEWADLIADNRLAELAERDDEALLRMLRDCESEQVLNLSGYDDEAMMALLASVNAMQPKGDELVEVEPPEPPAQPVTQPGDIWLLGRVVACPRCGRLTDV